The nucleotide sequence GCGCCGGTGCCCCAGCTCGGCCAGCCGCGCGACGCTGGACCGGGCGAAGTGTTCGAAATCGAGGTCGATCCAGGGATGGTCGCGACCGCTCTCGCTGCGGCCGAGCGTGACAAAGGGGATATTGCGCTTCTCAAGCAGCGTGATGCGAGGGTCCACGCGCAGCGTGGCCGACAGGATGAGTCCGTCGACGATATGTCGCGAAACCACCCGTCGCAAATAGGCCTCCGGGTCCTGATGCGTGCTGCAGGTGAGCACGATCAGGTCCATGCCTTGCTCTTCGAGAACGGTCTGCACGCTGTTGAACAGCGGCATGAAGAAGCTGTCGCTTTCCCCCATGGCCTCGCGGCCGGTCTGGATCATGAAACCGATGGCGTTGGTGGTGCCCTGTCTGAGGCTACGCCCCGACTGGTTTGGCGCGTAGCCGAGCCGATCGGCGGCTTTCAGCACCCGTTCGCGCGTTTCGGCATTGACGTCGGGCCGGCCATTGAGGGCCCGCGAAACGGTGCCGATTGAGATGCCGAGTTCTTTTGCCAACATCTTGATATTCAATATTTATATCCTTTTTTTTCTCGGTAAGTCTGCGGTCTGTTGTCTTCTTTCTGACGGTACGTTCGCGGTCTCCATCCAGATTATCCAGAAAAAAGTGTTGACAGGAATAATCTTGTTATATTTTTATCGTAAACGTTTACGAGCCAAATAAACAGACGACACTTCCAATGGTTTCCGGCCGTAAACGGGAGGAGAGCATGATGCGAGCCGTCCTCGTGGGCTGTGGCTCGATGAGCCGGGCCTGGCTGCAGGCCGCCGCCGAAATCGACGGCCTTGCCATCGTCGGTCTGGTCGATATCGATCAGCGGCAGGCCCGCCGGCGGGCCGGGGAATTCGGGCTCGATGCGGTGGTCGTCGGGGACGATCTCGATGCCGTTCTCGCCCAGACCGGGCCCGATCTTGTTTTCGATGTGGTGGTGCCGTCGGCGCGTCATCAGGTCGTCAGCAAGGCGCTGGCCGCCGGCTGCGATGTGCTTTCCGAAAAGCCGTTGGCGCCGACGCTTGCCGAGGCGCGCGACCTTCTGACCCGGGCCGACGCGGCCCAGCGTTTGCACGCCGTCGTCCAGAACCGCCGTTACATCGAGCCGGTCCGTCGTCTGCGGGCCTTTATCGAAAGGGGGGCGATCGGCGAGGTGACGAGTCTGCACGCCGATTTCTTTCTGGGCCCGCACTTCGGCGGCTTTCGCGAGGAAATGCCCCACGTTCTGCTGCTCGACATGGCCATCCATACTCTGGATGCCGGCCGCTACCTCGCCGGCGACGACGCGGTCGCCGTCTATGCCGAGGAGTGGGAGCCGAGCAATTCCTGGTATGCCAGCGGCGCCTCGGCGGCGGCGATCTTCCGTCTCGCCGCGGGCGCGGTCTTCACCTATCGGGGCAGCTGGTGTGCCAACGGGCTGGCAACGAGTTGGGAAGGGGGCTGGCGCATCGTTGGCACGCGCGGCTCCGTGGTCTGGGACGGTGCGGACTCGCTTTGCGCCGAGGTTCTGGAAAACGGGGCCGGGCCCGGCTTGTTCTCGTCCGTCACGGCGGTCGACGTGCCGCCGCTGGCCCCCTTGGCCGAGCGCGGCGGACGGGTCGACGGCCACCTCGGCGTCCTTCGGGACTTCATCGACGCGGTCAACGGCGGGCCCGCGCCGGAAACCGTTGCCCACGAGAACATCAAAAGCCTGGCCATGGTGCTTTCCGCGATGGAGAGCGCTGAGACCGGGCAACGCATCGACATCACGACCTGAAACAAGGAGCCCAGCTGTGAGCGACCCGGCCAAGGATATCCGCATCGGAACCATGATCAAGGCGAACGCCGAGGACCCCGCCGGCTATGTCCGCGACATCTTGCCGTACGGCTTCGAGAGTATCGAGCCGTTTTTCTGGCAGGTGATGAACAAGGATCTGCCGCGTCTGGCGGGCGAGCTGCAGGAGGCGATCGGCGACGCCGACGTGACCATGTCGACGCTGGGCATGTTCGGCAACCCGCTCGAGCGGACCGAAATCGATACCGAGACGCTCAAGGGCTGGCAGGCGCTGATCGACAACGCGCATCACTTCGGCGCCACCACCATCGCCGGCTTTACCGGGCGCCTGCGCGACCAGCCGATCGAGGCCAGCCTGCCGCGCTACAAGGCGGTGTGGTCGGACCTGGCCAAGCGGGCGGCCGACAACGGCGTGCGGATCGCCTTCGAGAACTGTGCGATGGACGGCAACTGGGTCCGTGGCGACTGGAACATCGCCCACAACCCCGATGCCTGGGAGCTGATGTTCGACCTGCTACCGGCCGACAACATCGGGCTCGAATGGGAGCCCTGCCACCAGATGGTCTATCTCATCGACCCACTGCCGCAGATTCGCAAATGGGCGTCGAAATTCTTCCACGTGCATGGCAAGGACGCCACGATCCGCTGGGATGTGATTCGCGAGCACGGTGTCTTGGGCAAGGAGCCGTGCGTGTTCATGCGGACCCCCGGCTTCGGTGATACGAACTGGACGGACGTCATTTCAGAGTTGCGGCTGGCCGGCTGGACCGGATCGATCGACATCGAGGGCTGGCATGACCCCGTGTATCGCGATGCCCTGGAAATGACCGGCCAGGTCGCCGGCCTGAACTACCTGAAGTCCTGCCGTGGTGGCGACTACCTGGAAAATCCCGGCTGACGGGACGGCGCCCGGGGCAACGCCGCGAGAGCGCCCGGGCGTCGAAAATTAAGGAGGAGGAGATGACAACGAAACGATTTTCCCTATTGATCGCCGGCTCGGCACTACTGGTCTGGTCGATCGCCGCGCAGGCGTCCCCCATCACGTTAACCGTTTGGACGATCGATCATCCCGGGCAATACGACTATGTGCTCGCCAAGGCGTTCGAAAAACAGAATCCGAACATCAAGATCCACGTCAAGACGGTCGATTTCAGCGACATGGTCCACCAGCTCGCCCGCGCGATGGCGACCGGTGGGGGGCCCGATATCACCTATGTCGACAATCCGGACGTGGCCCTGTTCGCTTCGCGCCACCTGCTTCTCAATCTCACCCCCTACGTGAAGAAGTCGAATGTCATCGATACCCGTGACATTTATCCGGGGCCGCTCAAGGCGGTGACCTGGAAAAGCAAGATCTACGGGCTCTTGTGACATGGTTTGAGCCAATCATCCGGTCAGAGCGTACAGGCCAAGGGGTGGTTCGGGCGTTGCGCTTTGCCGGATTTTGAGTTTGAAGTATTCGGTATCGAGCAGTCCGCGAGCGCGTTTACGGATCAACCCGATCGCGACGTGGCCGCCTTCGAGTCGGGCGGTGGTGATGGGGTGGGCCGCGTAGTTGCAGATCCCGGTGCGATGCCGCTGTAGCATCGCCACGAAGCGTTTCATGGGGGCCAGCCCGGTGGCCTCGGCCAAGGCACACCAGGCATCCAGGCGCTGGCCCATGACGGTGAAGCTCGCTGGGGCGTGCCACAGTTGCTGGAGCTGTTCTTTCAAGGCATAGACTGCGTTGAGCGGGCCATTGACGGCGAGCAACCGATCGAGTCGCGCGGCCTGGCTATCGCTCAAGCGTTCGGCGTTTTTGAGCAGCAGATAACGGCTGCCAACCAAGACCTGCTTGTCGGCGTGGGTTGCCCGCTTGAACTCGGTTCGGCGGACGGTATCGATCACCTTCGAATACTGCTGCATGACATGGAAGCGATCGAAGACGATGGCGGCGTTCGGCAACGCCTCGGCCACCGCCTGTTCAAAGGGCTTCCACATATCCATGGCTACGGCCTCGATGCCCTGGGCAACGGGCTCATCGAGCTGATCGAAAAACGCCGTCAGGCCGGCCTTGCGACGGCCCTCGGTGACCCATACCAGATCGCCGGACTCGAGGTCGTAGACGATGGTCAGATAATCATGGCCCTTGGCGCGGGCGACCTCGTCGACGCCCAGATGCCGCAGGCCGGTCAGTGCGCCAGGATCCAGAGCCGGCAGATCACGCGTCAACGCCCGTTCGTCCATAGCCTTGACCGTACGCCACGCCAGGCCGGTGTAAGCCGCGACGGCGGCGATGCTGATATGCCGAGCCAGTTGGCTGACAAACCGCGCATAGCGGCGTGTGAAGCCATGGCCGGGCTCGACGAACGACAGCCGTTCCATACGGCGATCCGTCGCCCCGATCTTGAGCTGACAGTACGCGATCGAGAGCGTCACTGAGCGGCCCCAGATCGGCAGATCCTGAACCTCGCGACGCAGCCGTCGATTGACGGTGCCTCGTGCGCCGCTCCGGTGATCCACCGGCACGAAGCGGCGATCGCGGTCGCAGTGAAACACCAGCGTGCCACGAGCTTCGTCCCACGCCACGCCCTTGACGCACTGCCCGCGCAGACCAACAATCCAACTTGGGATGGTTGCCGCCATCTACAAACCCCTTCTGTATTTGTGTAGGAGCTTGTATTGAAACGGATTTGTCGGCGGCAGTCATCCCTCTCTAGCGCATGTCAGTGCAGAAGAGCCGATCTACGGCATCCCACGCGGCGCCAACACGTTGGTGCTTTACTACAACGCCGATATGTTCAAGGCACACGGGCTTAATCCGAACAAGCCACCGAAGACTTGGAAAGCGCTCTATCAGGATGCCAGGAAACTGACCGATCCGAAGAAGAACGTCTACGGACTGACGTTCTGCGCCAAGGCGAATGGCGAAGGCACCTTCCAGTTCCTTCCCTGGGTGCAGATGACCGGTGGCAACTGGAATCGCATCGACACGCCCGGTGCGGCGCGTGCGCTCAATCTGTGGAAGAAGTTCATCGACCAAAAGATCGCCTCGCCCGACACTCTGGTTCACAGTCAGTGGGAAAGCACCGCGACATTCGTCGCCGGCAACGCGGCGATGGCGATTTCCGGCCCGTGGGAGTTGCCGCGAATGCAGAAGAACGCGCATTTCGACTTCCGAGCCGCGATGCTGCCGATCCCGGCCAAAAACGGCCAGCACGCCTCGGCGCTCGGTGGCGGCGACAATGTCATTCTCGCCAATACCAAGCACCCGGAGGCGGCCTTCAAGTTCCTGGAATTCGCCTACAAACAGATGCCGACGGTATGGAACCGCTTTGGTTACCTGCCGGCCTCCAGGGTTGCGGTGAAGAACCCGAAATGGCCGAAGAGTTTCCGCGTTTTCAAGAAAAGCATGAAGTACGCTCGGGTACGCGGTCCGAGCCCCGAATGGTCCAGGATATCCCAGGCGATCTACTCGGCCGTGCAGCAGACGCTGACCCATCAGAAAAGTGCCAAGGCGGCGCTCGCCGCGGCGCAGAAGAGGATTGACAGTGTCACCGGGAAATAATAGCCGGAGCGCGAAATGGGGAGGTCGGCCCGCGCCTTCTCTGCTCTGCGGCGCCGATGCGTCTGCGACCCGGGGGGCGTGCTGATGCAAAGCCTATTCGGATCAATACGAGATGGGCGCGGCTTCGACGCGCTGCTGGTCGGATTCGCGGTGGCCTATCTGTTCGTCTTTTCGGCGTTTCCGATCGTCTACAACGTAATCATGTCGTTGCAGTCTGTGGATCTGTTTAACCTCGCCTCGCTCGACCGGCCGTTTGTCGGCCTCAAGAACTATGAAGCCGTACTGAGTGACCCGCTGGCCTTGCCGATTTTCTGGAACACGGTCAAATTCGTAGTGCTATCGATCGTTTTCCAGCTTTCGATCGGTTTCGGGCTGGCACTGTACTTTCGGCAGGACTTTCCCGGGGCGCAATATCTGCGGGGGCTGTTCCTGGCCGGCTGGATCATGCCGGCGCTCGTCGTCGGCGCGGTCTGGAAATGGATTCTCGCTGGGGATTTCGGCGTTCTGAACTACCTCATGACGTCGCTCGGCTTGATCGACGACCCCATTTACTGGCTATCCAACCCCAACTACGCCCTTTATTCCATCGTCATTGCCAATATCTGGCTCGGCATTCCCTTCAACATTATTCTTCTGTCGGTGGGGCTTGCGGCGATTCCGGACGATATCTACGAGGCCGCCAAACTTGATGGCGCCGGCGCCTTGCGGCGGTTTTGCTCGATCACCCTGCCGCTGATGCGCGCGCAGATCGGTGCCGTCACAGCGCTTGGCATTATCTTTACCCTGCAACAGTTCGACCTGATCGCGGCCCTGACGCAGGGCGGGCCGTCGAATGCCTCGAACGTCGCGCAGTACTGGTCCTGGCAGCTTTCATTCCAGACCTACAATTTGTCGCAGGGCAGCGTGGTATCCGTGCTGATGATTTTGGTCGTCATCGGTGTGGCCTTGATTTACACGCGCTCGACGCGTCATGAGCACGTTGCGTGAGGGCGAACGTATGAAGCGCTATGTCCTGCTCGTCGTCGGTCTCGCCTTTGCCGCGATCTATCTCTTTCCGCTTTACTGGATGTATGTCACGGCGCTGAAGAGCGGCGCGGAAATCTTCAAGAACCCGCCGGACTTCTGGCCCAAGGTGCCGCATCTCCACGTTGTATCGGTCTGGGAACAAACCCGGATGGGGCATTATCTTCTCAACTCGTTGCTCGTCGGGGGCGGGGTGACGGCACTGGTGGCGCTGCTCGGCACGGGTTGCGCCTATGTGCTGGCACGCTATCGCAATATCTGGATCGACATCGCGCTATTCTCGATTCTGATGATGCAAGTGCTGCCGTCGTCGCTGATGGTCACACCCCTGTTCGTGGCCTTCAATCTGGCTGGCTTGCTCGAGTGGCCGCGGCTGTCGGTAATCCTCGCCCAGTCCGCCAAGATGCTGCCGCTCTACATCGTGCTCTGCCGCGCCACCTTCCTGCAGGTGCCGCGCGCGCTCGAGGATGCCTCACTGGTCGATGGCACCTCGCGTGTCGGCGCCTTTGTCCGGATCAATCTACCGCTGGCGCGCAACGGCATTCTGGTGACCTCGGTTCTGGTGTTTTTGCAGTCCTTCGGCGAATACGTCTACGCCCGCTCGCTGATTTCGAAGGACCAGTACGAGACGGCGACGGTCGGGCTGATGAGTTTCATGGGCCCCAACGGCAGCGACTGGTCCGACATCATGACCTACGCGGCCATCTATGTAACGCCCATTCTCATCATCTTCATTCTTCTGCAGCGGCGCATCGTCAGCGGCTTGACCGCTGGCGCGCTGAAGTGAGTCCGGTCATGCAACAGATCGAAATCGACAAGCTCAACAAGCATTTCGGCGATTTTCATGCGCTCCATGACATCGAGCTCGCGGTGCCGAAGGGTGCCTTCGTGGCGCTGGTGGGGCCCTCCGGATGCGGCAAGTCGACCCTGCTGCGCACCATCGCGGGTCTGGAGAAGGCATCGTCTGGCGCGGTTCGCATTGCCGGCGACGACGTCACCCATAGCCCGCCGCGACAGCGCGACGTGGCGATGGTGTTTCAGTCCTATGCCCTTTATCCGCACATGACAGTCGAAAAGAATATGAATTTTTCCATGCGCATCAAACGGATGGAAAAGAGCCGAATCGAGGCGGCGACGCGCGAGGCGGCCGGTACACTGGGCCTCGAAGCTCTTCTTGGCCGCATGCCCCGGGCGCTTTCCGGCGGCCAGCGCCAGCGCGTCGCCATGGGCAGGGCGATCGTGCGCGATCCCAAGGTATTTCTGTTCGATGAACCGTTGTCCAATCTCGATGCCGCGCTCCGCGTCCGTATGCGTGGCGAGATCCGGAAACTGCATGAGCGGCTCGGTGCGACCTCGATCTATGTGACGCACGACCAGGTCGAGGCGATGACTATGGCCGATCATATCGTGGTGCTACGCAGCGGCTGCATCGAGCAACAGGGCCGGCCGCTGGAGCTTTACGACCGGCCGGTCAACCGCTTCGTCGGCAGCTTCATTGGCTCGCCGGCGATGAACTTCATTGCCGCGGTCAGCGGTCCCGGTGGCCTGAGCGTGCGCCTGGATCGCCGGCAGACATTGCCGGTGGCGGCCGATGTGGAGGCCGGTCGCGATGTGCTCGTGGGGCTGCGGCCCGAGCAAATCTCGTTCGTGGAACGGCCGAACTGCATTGGCTTGCCGGCAACGGTCGACACCGTGGAGTCGACCGGCAGCATGACCTATGTCAACGCCACCGCCGGACCGGAAACGCTCGTCATCGCGCAGGCGGGCCGCCCGACCGTGGAGCGCGGCGAGGACGTCATGCTTTATGTCGCACGCGAGGATGTTCGCCTGTTCGACGCGACTTCCGAAAAGCGGCTGTCAGTGTCTCGGCCGGACCCGGGCGAAGTCGCGAAGAAAAGATAAAGAACGGTTTGTCTGTCAGACCCCGCCAAAGGAGTGATCTATGGAGACCGAATCCGACACACCCATCCACTTCGGCATGGTCGGCGGCGGTGAGGGCGCCTTCATTGGAAAGGCCCATTGTCGCGCGGCCATGCTCGACCATCATTTCACGCTTTGCTGCGGCGCCCTGAGTCGGGACCCCGACAACAATCGCCGTTCCGGCGCGGCGCTGGGCCTGCCGGCCTCGCGTGTGTACGACACCTGGCAGACGATGCTGGGGCGGGAGGCGGAGTTGCCCGCCGACCAGCGTGCCGCTGCCATCGTGATCGCGACCCCGAACAACCTGCACGTGCCGATTGCAAGTGCCGCCATCCAAATGGGATTTCATGTGATGTGCGAAAAGCCGGCCGGGGTCAGTCTGGACGAAACCATGGCGCTGGGCAGGCTGCTTGAGACCAGCGACCGGGTCTATGCGCTGACCTATACCTACAACGGCTATCCGATGGTGCATCAGGCCCGGGCGCTGGTCGCCGATGGCCGGATCGGCGCGGTACGCAAGATACATGTTGAATATCCACAAGGCTGGCTGGCCGATGAGCCCGAAGCCCGGGGGGTCAAGCAGGCGGTCTGGCGGACCCAACCCTCGACCGCCGGCAAAAGTGGCTGCCTGGCCGATATCGGCACCCATGCGTTCAGCCTGGCCGAATTCATCACCGGTCATCGCATTGCCGAAGTATGCGCAGCACTCGGTACGTATGGGGCGCAGCGCTCGCTCGATGACGACGGCGACATACTCCTGCGCACCGAACAGGGAGCGACCGGGACGCTGATTGCGAGCCAAATCTGCACCGGTGAAGAGAATGCACTGAAAATAAGAGTTTATGGCGATCTAGGGGCGCTCGAATGGCGGCAAATGGCGCCATCGACACTGCTGTACCGGCGCCGTGGCGAGCCGGCGCTTTTTTATCGCTCGGGGCTCGACCAGCCCGGCCTGTACCCGGCCGCACGCGAGAGAATCCGTCTGCCCGGCGGCCATCCGGAAGGTTATCTCGAGGCCATGGCCAACCTCTACGCGGACTTTGCCTCTGCGATCAGGGCAGGCCGGCGTGAAGTGCCAGGTTTGCTTGGCGGCGTCGAGGGCCGGCGGGGCATGGCCTTTATCGAGGCGGCCTTGACCAGCCACAGCCAGGGCAGCCAGTGGACCGCGCTCCGCCACGTCTAAAAACATCCAGTCGGAGGACCGACGATCATGGCACATGAAAACTATTCGGGAATGAAAGGGCCCGGCATTTTTCTCGCTCAGTTCCTCGCGGCCCGGTCGCCGTTCGATGCGCTGGGCCGCATCGCCCGTTGGGCGGCGTCCCACGGCTATGAAGGAATCCAGGTCCCCAGCGGCGACGAGCGCTGTATCGATCTGGAAAAGGCGGCCACCAGCCAGACTTATTGCGACGAACTGAAGGGCCAGTGCGAAGCCGCGGGGGTGACCATCACCGAGCTGTCCACGCACCTCCAGGGCCAGCTTGTCGCCGTGCCGGCAGGGGGCGATGCGCTGTTCGACAGCATCGCGCCCGCCCATGTGCATGGCGATGCCGAGGCCCGAACGCGTTGGGCCACGAGGCAGCTCGAGTTGACGGCCAAAGCCAGCCGCCGTCTCGGCCTGAGCAAACTGGCGACCTTCTCCGGCGGCTTGCTGTGGCCGTTCTTTTATCCCTTTCCGCAACAACCCGAAGCACTCGTCGACGAGGCCTTCACCGAGCTCGCGCGGCGCTGGCGCCCGATACTGGACGTGTGTGATGCCGAGGGGGTGGACTTATGTTTCGAAATCCATCCGACCGAGGATCTGCACGACGGCGTAACGTTCGAGCGTTTTCTCGACAAGGTCGATGGTCATCCCCGGGCGCAGATACTTTACGACCCCAGTCATTTCCTGCTGCAGCAAATGGATTACACGGGCTTCATCGACTGCTATCACGAGCGTATCGGCATGTTCCACGTCAAGGACGCCGAATTTCGTCCGAGTCCGCGCAGCGGCGTCTACGGCGGCTATCAGCGCTGGGTAGACCGCCCCGGCCGGTTCCGTTCGCTGGGTGACGGACAAGTCGACTTTCGAAGCATTTTCAGCAAATTGACCCAGTACGGCTTCGACGGCTGGGCGGTGTTGGAATGGGAGTGCTGCATAAAGGACTCGGAACAGGGCGCCGCCGAAGGTGCGCGTTTCATACGCGACCACATGATCAGCCCGGCCACCACCACATTCGACGATTTCGCCGGCGACGACCAGGCGAGCGACGAACGCAACCGGGAAATCCTCGGGTTGAACTGAGCACGAACCGGGGCGCATCGATCCCGACGCGGCCGCGTTACTCTCTGGCGGAAAGTAACCGAGCGGGTGCTCCGGGCGTCTGGTAGTTGCCGCCGTATGCCCGATAAGGCACGGTCTCCCGCAGCAGAATGACTGCCGCAGGTCCGATCCGGAGGAGAGCTGCCAAGTTTGTGATCGCGCCGGTCAATCGCCCAGCACGCCCACGCGAAAGCGGCGGCCCTTGATTCCGGATTGCCGCAGCCGGTCACGCGCGGGCTTGGCTCGGGATCGTGCGACGGCGACGTAGGCGCGCATGGGCGTGATCTCGATCTTGCCGACTTCGTCGCCGTTCAACCCGCCTTCGCCGGTCAGCGCGCCGAGAATATCGCCCGGGCGCAGTTTGTCGCGCCGGCCGCCCTGGATGACCAATGTGGTCATCGGCGGCTCGGCACGGGCCGAGCCGTCGTTGTCGGGCCAGCGCGACCAGTTCAGCCGAATGCCGGCGGCGACGGCGATGCGCTCGGCGCGCTCGCGTTCGCGCGGCGTGCAGAACGACACCGCCCGCCCCGATTCGCCGGCCCGGCCGGTGCGGCCGATACGATGCGTGTGGGTATCGATATCGCGGGCCAGGTCCACACTCACCACCAATGGCAGCGATGCAATATCCAGGCCGCGTGCGGCCACATCGGTCGCGACCAGCACGGCACAACTCTGATTGGCGA is from Salinisphaera sp. LB1 and encodes:
- a CDS encoding carbohydrate ABC transporter permease; protein product: MSTLREGERMKRYVLLVVGLAFAAIYLFPLYWMYVTALKSGAEIFKNPPDFWPKVPHLHVVSVWEQTRMGHYLLNSLLVGGGVTALVALLGTGCAYVLARYRNIWIDIALFSILMMQVLPSSLMVTPLFVAFNLAGLLEWPRLSVILAQSAKMLPLYIVLCRATFLQVPRALEDASLVDGTSRVGAFVRINLPLARNGILVTSVLVFLQSFGEYVYARSLISKDQYETATVGLMSFMGPNGSDWSDIMTYAAIYVTPILIIFILLQRRIVSGLTAGALK
- a CDS encoding ISL3 family transposase, which translates into the protein MAATIPSWIVGLRGQCVKGVAWDEARGTLVFHCDRDRRFVPVDHRSGARGTVNRRLRREVQDLPIWGRSVTLSIAYCQLKIGATDRRMERLSFVEPGHGFTRRYARFVSQLARHISIAAVAAYTGLAWRTVKAMDERALTRDLPALDPGALTGLRHLGVDEVARAKGHDYLTIVYDLESGDLVWVTEGRRKAGLTAFFDQLDEPVAQGIEAVAMDMWKPFEQAVAEALPNAAIVFDRFHVMQQYSKVIDTVRRTEFKRATHADKQVLVGSRYLLLKNAERLSDSQAARLDRLLAVNGPLNAVYALKEQLQQLWHAPASFTVMGQRLDAWCALAEATGLAPMKRFVAMLQRHRTGICNYAAHPITTARLEGGHVAIGLIRKRARGLLDTEYFKLKIRQSATPEPPLGLYALTG
- a CDS encoding ABC transporter ATP-binding protein, with product MQQIEIDKLNKHFGDFHALHDIELAVPKGAFVALVGPSGCGKSTLLRTIAGLEKASSGAVRIAGDDVTHSPPRQRDVAMVFQSYALYPHMTVEKNMNFSMRIKRMEKSRIEAATREAAGTLGLEALLGRMPRALSGGQRQRVAMGRAIVRDPKVFLFDEPLSNLDAALRVRMRGEIRKLHERLGATSIYVTHDQVEAMTMADHIVVLRSGCIEQQGRPLELYDRPVNRFVGSFIGSPAMNFIAAVSGPGGLSVRLDRRQTLPVAADVEAGRDVLVGLRPEQISFVERPNCIGLPATVDTVESTGSMTYVNATAGPETLVIAQAGRPTVERGEDVMLYVAREDVRLFDATSEKRLSVSRPDPGEVAKKR
- a CDS encoding substrate-binding domain-containing protein; translation: MLNIKMLAKELGISIGTVSRALNGRPDVNAETRERVLKAADRLGYAPNQSGRSLRQGTTNAIGFMIQTGREAMGESDSFFMPLFNSVQTVLEEQGMDLIVLTCSTHQDPEAYLRRVVSRHIVDGLILSATLRVDPRITLLEKRNIPFVTLGRSESGRDHPWIDLDFEHFARSSVARLAELGHRRIAIAAPASDLNLGFVFVDTYRQALAEHGLAFDPRLVLRGIPTEEGGLEIGKAFLALEARPDAIILVNEVLALGFYRVLQDAGLMPGRDVAVIGFKESPQTRFLTPSLTAFRMSLHELGTELARTLLATMPAYMNAFPDQPRQRLWPMQMVHGESEGKARR
- a CDS encoding carbohydrate ABC transporter permease — encoded protein: MQSLFGSIRDGRGFDALLVGFAVAYLFVFSAFPIVYNVIMSLQSVDLFNLASLDRPFVGLKNYEAVLSDPLALPIFWNTVKFVVLSIVFQLSIGFGLALYFRQDFPGAQYLRGLFLAGWIMPALVVGAVWKWILAGDFGVLNYLMTSLGLIDDPIYWLSNPNYALYSIVIANIWLGIPFNIILLSVGLAAIPDDIYEAAKLDGAGALRRFCSITLPLMRAQIGAVTALGIIFTLQQFDLIAALTQGGPSNASNVAQYWSWQLSFQTYNLSQGSVVSVLMILVVIGVALIYTRSTRHEHVA
- a CDS encoding sugar phosphate isomerase/epimerase yields the protein MSDPAKDIRIGTMIKANAEDPAGYVRDILPYGFESIEPFFWQVMNKDLPRLAGELQEAIGDADVTMSTLGMFGNPLERTEIDTETLKGWQALIDNAHHFGATTIAGFTGRLRDQPIEASLPRYKAVWSDLAKRAADNGVRIAFENCAMDGNWVRGDWNIAHNPDAWELMFDLLPADNIGLEWEPCHQMVYLIDPLPQIRKWASKFFHVHGKDATIRWDVIREHGVLGKEPCVFMRTPGFGDTNWTDVISELRLAGWTGSIDIEGWHDPVYRDALEMTGQVAGLNYLKSCRGGDYLENPG
- a CDS encoding Gfo/Idh/MocA family protein; this translates as METESDTPIHFGMVGGGEGAFIGKAHCRAAMLDHHFTLCCGALSRDPDNNRRSGAALGLPASRVYDTWQTMLGREAELPADQRAAAIVIATPNNLHVPIASAAIQMGFHVMCEKPAGVSLDETMALGRLLETSDRVYALTYTYNGYPMVHQARALVADGRIGAVRKIHVEYPQGWLADEPEARGVKQAVWRTQPSTAGKSGCLADIGTHAFSLAEFITGHRIAEVCAALGTYGAQRSLDDDGDILLRTEQGATGTLIASQICTGEENALKIRVYGDLGALEWRQMAPSTLLYRRRGEPALFYRSGLDQPGLYPAARERIRLPGGHPEGYLEAMANLYADFASAIRAGRREVPGLLGGVEGRRGMAFIEAALTSHSQGSQWTALRHV
- a CDS encoding ABC transporter substrate-binding protein codes for the protein MTTKRFSLLIAGSALLVWSIAAQASPITLTVWTIDHPGQYDYVLAKAFEKQNPNIKIHVKTVDFSDMVHQLARAMATGGGPDITYVDNPDVALFASRHLLLNLTPYVKKSNVIDTRDIYPGPLKAVTWKSKIYGLL
- a CDS encoding sugar phosphate isomerase/epimerase yields the protein MAHENYSGMKGPGIFLAQFLAARSPFDALGRIARWAASHGYEGIQVPSGDERCIDLEKAATSQTYCDELKGQCEAAGVTITELSTHLQGQLVAVPAGGDALFDSIAPAHVHGDAEARTRWATRQLELTAKASRRLGLSKLATFSGGLLWPFFYPFPQQPEALVDEAFTELARRWRPILDVCDAEGVDLCFEIHPTEDLHDGVTFERFLDKVDGHPRAQILYDPSHFLLQQMDYTGFIDCYHERIGMFHVKDAEFRPSPRSGVYGGYQRWVDRPGRFRSLGDGQVDFRSIFSKLTQYGFDGWAVLEWECCIKDSEQGAAEGARFIRDHMISPATTTFDDFAGDDQASDERNREILGLN
- a CDS encoding Gfo/Idh/MocA family protein, with the protein product MMRAVLVGCGSMSRAWLQAAAEIDGLAIVGLVDIDQRQARRRAGEFGLDAVVVGDDLDAVLAQTGPDLVFDVVVPSARHQVVSKALAAGCDVLSEKPLAPTLAEARDLLTRADAAQRLHAVVQNRRYIEPVRRLRAFIERGAIGEVTSLHADFFLGPHFGGFREEMPHVLLLDMAIHTLDAGRYLAGDDAVAVYAEEWEPSNSWYASGASAAAIFRLAAGAVFTYRGSWCANGLATSWEGGWRIVGTRGSVVWDGADSLCAEVLENGAGPGLFSSVTAVDVPPLAPLAERGGRVDGHLGVLRDFIDAVNGGPAPETVAHENIKSLAMVLSAMESAETGQRIDITT
- a CDS encoding extracellular solute-binding protein is translated as MYGIPRGANTLVLYYNADMFKAHGLNPNKPPKTWKALYQDARKLTDPKKNVYGLTFCAKANGEGTFQFLPWVQMTGGNWNRIDTPGAARALNLWKKFIDQKIASPDTLVHSQWESTATFVAGNAAMAISGPWELPRMQKNAHFDFRAAMLPIPAKNGQHASALGGGDNVILANTKHPEAAFKFLEFAYKQMPTVWNRFGYLPASRVAVKNPKWPKSFRVFKKSMKYARVRGPSPEWSRISQAIYSAVQQTLTHQKSAKAALAAAQKRIDSVTGK